A portion of the Sphaerochaeta pleomorpha str. Grapes genome contains these proteins:
- a CDS encoding TRAP transporter small permease, producing the protein MNKIQNIYERFCKAEEFLASMLLVAITVLVFTSAIARTLHMPLNWAVDISLLLFAWQVFIGGDIAIRNTNLIGVEILVNYFPGKTQKMIKIVFFSMIIMFLGVLVYFGIPLCLQNTKRLFQVLPLSYSWCTLSVPVGAFLMIISSSIRLVEIVKKPVSFWEQGRGNN; encoded by the coding sequence TTGAACAAAATTCAGAACATATACGAAAGATTCTGCAAGGCAGAAGAATTTCTGGCTAGCATGCTCCTTGTGGCAATTACTGTTTTGGTATTTACCTCTGCAATTGCCAGGACCTTGCATATGCCATTGAATTGGGCTGTCGATATATCCTTGCTGCTATTTGCCTGGCAGGTTTTCATCGGTGGGGATATTGCCATACGGAATACCAATTTGATTGGTGTTGAGATATTGGTCAATTATTTTCCAGGGAAAACCCAGAAGATGATTAAAATTGTGTTTTTTTCAATGATCATCATGTTTTTGGGAGTGTTGGTATATTTCGGTATTCCCCTTTGTCTGCAGAATACCAAACGATTGTTCCAAGTTCTTCCGTTAAGTTATTCATGGTGTACGCTCAGCGTTCCTGTCGGAGCTTTCTTGATGATTATCTCCTCGAGTATCCGATTGGTTGAAATTGTAAAAAAACCTGTCTCATTCTGGGAACAGGGAAGGGGAAACAACTAG
- a CDS encoding C4-dicarboxylate TRAP transporter substrate-binding protein: protein MKKNVIGILAIVALLATSIPSVFAQGGSEKADKVYTLKLSTQLNETTPMVEGFKELAESVKAKSNGRLVIEVYPSAQLGSDEDVIEQALQGVNVAVLTDGGRMGNYVNDIAIIGMAYFANNYDDVLKVTQSEIFAGWEKELAQENGIRILSFNWYDGARSFFTNKIVETPADLKGLRIRTPGAPAWAQSIAALGGTPVAMPWGETYSAVQSKAVDGCEVQLTSALGSRIYEVLKYMDKTEHFQLINGLIVGEKWFNTLPADLQSLLLEETKKAGEKNARYVESKIADIEKQLVGYGVTVIEPDVAAFREASDAAYEKLGFTDLRKQIYTQIGK, encoded by the coding sequence ATGAAAAAGAATGTTATCGGAATCCTGGCAATTGTTGCTTTGCTTGCCACGAGTATTCCCTCTGTCTTTGCACAGGGTGGATCAGAGAAGGCTGATAAGGTCTATACCTTGAAACTTTCGACACAGCTCAATGAAACAACCCCGATGGTTGAAGGCTTCAAGGAATTGGCAGAGTCGGTCAAGGCCAAATCCAATGGTCGCTTGGTCATTGAGGTATACCCTTCTGCCCAGCTTGGTTCTGACGAAGATGTAATTGAACAGGCCTTGCAGGGTGTCAACGTTGCCGTTCTTACTGACGGTGGCAGAATGGGCAACTATGTAAATGATATCGCAATCATCGGAATGGCCTATTTTGCAAACAACTATGATGACGTATTGAAAGTCACCCAGAGTGAAATCTTTGCTGGATGGGAGAAAGAACTTGCACAGGAGAATGGTATCCGTATCCTGTCTTTTAACTGGTATGACGGTGCAAGAAGTTTCTTTACCAATAAAATCGTAGAGACCCCTGCCGATTTGAAGGGTTTGAGAATTCGCACCCCCGGTGCACCTGCCTGGGCACAGAGTATTGCCGCCCTTGGTGGTACCCCCGTTGCCATGCCTTGGGGCGAAACCTATTCCGCGGTTCAGTCAAAAGCTGTTGATGGCTGTGAAGTTCAGTTGACTTCTGCCCTTGGTTCAAGGATCTACGAAGTCCTCAAATATATGGACAAGACCGAACACTTCCAGCTGATTAATGGCTTGATTGTCGGCGAGAAATGGTTCAATACGCTTCCTGCAGACTTGCAGAGCCTTTTGCTTGAGGAAACAAAGAAAGCCGGCGAGAAGAATGCCCGGTATGTTGAATCAAAAATTGCAGATATCGAGAAACAATTGGTCGGGTATGGCGTAACCGTTATTGAACCGGATGTAGCGGCCTTCAGGGAAGCCTCTGATGCAGCCTACGAAAAGCTTGGTTTTACGGATCTCAGAAAACAGATTTACACACAGATCGGTAAATAA